From the genome of Scytonema hofmannii PCC 7110, one region includes:
- a CDS encoding DUF4278 domain-containing protein — translation MQLSYRGSQYNTSHTQFPNPPYFVNTKYRGISYSILRITTVPTQTKSELKYRGVTYLNLPHPKSEVSKLLHPLNLSHQ, via the coding sequence ATGCAACTCTCTTATCGCGGTTCTCAATACAACACAAGCCATACCCAATTCCCAAACCCCCCATATTTTGTCAATACAAAGTATCGAGGCATTAGTTACTCAATTTTGAGGATAACAACAGTTCCAACTCAAACCAAATCTGAGTTGAAGTATCGTGGAGTTACCTATCTAAACTTACCGCACCCAAAGAGTGAAGTGTCAAAACTGTTGCATCCGTTAAACCTGTCACACCAGTAA
- a CDS encoding type II toxin-antitoxin system RelE family toxin has protein sequence MVPQQPGKRYKKIPIDIKKQIDSKILDLAIEPRPNGVKKLQYENSYRIQVGDYRVIDEIEDNFLLVVARIPQI, from the coding sequence TTGGTACCTCAGCAGCCCGGAAAACGCTATAAGAAAATACCAATAGATATTAAGAAACAAATCGATTCAAAAATTCTAGATTTAGCAATAGAACCTCGTCCAAACGGTGTAAAAAAATTACAATATGAGAATTCATATCGAATTCAAGTAGGAGATTACCGAGTTATTGATGAAATAGAAGATAATTTTTTATTAGTCGTAGCTCGAATTCCTCAAATATAA
- a CDS encoding type II toxin-antitoxin system VapB family antitoxin produces the protein MQITLNLDEALLNEAFQLTNLTTQEELLNLALQELVRSRRKKNLLDLAGQIQLTPDFDHKALRETHHAAN, from the coding sequence ATGCAAATCACTCTCAACCTCGATGAAGCCCTTCTTAACGAAGCATTCCAGCTTACCAACCTCACTACTCAAGAAGAACTGCTTAACCTCGCTCTGCAAGAACTTGTACGCTCGCGTCGAAAGAAAAACCTTCTCGACCTCGCAGGACAAATCCAGTTAACTCCAGACTTCGACCACAAAGCTCTGCGTGAAACTCATCATGCTGCTAATTGA
- a CDS encoding PIN domain nuclease: MLLIDTSVWLGVFRDSTGQIRQQLETLIADRQVFLSRFTQLELLEGSLNEQEWIVLSTYLATQDYIELTPHSWQLAARIYYDLRRQGLTVGSPIDCCIAQAALENNLLLIHNDRDFEIIAQVCSLQHLRFQP; encoded by the coding sequence ATGCTGCTAATTGATACATCGGTTTGGCTCGGTGTCTTTCGCGATTCCACTGGTCAAATACGCCAGCAGCTTGAAACTCTAATTGCCGATCGTCAGGTTTTCCTCTCCCGATTCACTCAGCTTGAACTTCTTGAAGGGAGCCTGAACGAGCAAGAATGGATCGTCCTCTCTACCTACCTCGCAACACAAGATTACATTGAACTTACGCCTCATTCCTGGCAGTTGGCTGCCCGTATTTACTATGACTTGCGCCGCCAAGGACTTACCGTTGGCAGCCCGATTGATTGCTGCATCGCTCAAGCTGCTCTAGAGAATAATTTACTTTTGATTCACAACGATCGCGACTTTGAAATCATTGCCCAAGTGTGCTCGCTCCAACATTTGCGCTTTCAACCCTAA
- a CDS encoding ATP-binding protein translates to MIQLDKAVLEQNRQIANQPNNNSSLPILQWLDSLLKQVISSDDTNYEIDESRVNPYSGLYIDPVSVSKLLVAEAGTPAFCVDTQILEVRLQKALQADIRWQQLQQSFNLSVFDMGVIAIAIAPDFDLRYEKLYAYLQDDVTRKRPSIDLVLNLLCANAVDKLQRHSHFAPNAPPIRHGLLHLIADGHQTQPAFLSHALKVDEQVSRFLRQQPGLDPQLACHCQLTQPNVSLNGLFLEPTIEQGLQTIAHHLKSTNQPLSLYFQGEPELGQHKIAAAIATELHRPLLSANLAQVLTSKTNISQWLQRLWREAIFQRAVLYLEGLDSLKPQEHSTAYAQLLTILSSQTLFAILSGVQPWEATRDIEIVQVSLTMPDFNRRRACWQFHLNKAQIPHSDHDLDNIADRFRLTTEQISQAIATSRNQALWQAIQQSQTTTPAIANVFAAARTQSGLDLGSVARKIQPKHGWDDLILSSEPLAQLKELCNHAKYHHVVFEQWGFERKLSLGKGLNALFGGSPGTGKTMAAGVIARELQLDLYKIDLSQVVSKYIGETEKNLDRIFTAAENANAILLFDEADALFGKRSEVKDARDRYANLEVAYLLQKMEEYEGITILTTNLRQNLDEAFIRRIRFIISFPFPEEEERLQIWQGMFPTETPLATDVDLSRLAKQFKLAGGSIRNIVLAAAFLAADTGEAMLSEGRCSAIAMKHLLQATKRELQKTGRLINEAEFL, encoded by the coding sequence ATGATACAGCTAGACAAGGCAGTCCTGGAACAAAACAGACAGATAGCGAACCAACCTAACAATAACAGTTCGCTGCCCATACTGCAATGGTTGGATAGTCTCTTGAAACAGGTAATTAGCTCAGACGATACCAATTACGAAATAGATGAGTCCAGGGTAAATCCTTACTCTGGGCTGTATATTGACCCGGTAAGTGTCAGTAAACTATTGGTAGCTGAAGCAGGAACACCAGCATTTTGTGTAGATACTCAAATTTTAGAAGTCCGTTTGCAAAAGGCTTTGCAGGCAGATATTCGCTGGCAGCAGTTGCAACAATCCTTTAACTTATCAGTCTTTGATATGGGTGTCATAGCGATCGCTATTGCACCCGATTTTGACTTGCGTTATGAGAAACTTTATGCATATCTGCAAGATGATGTCACTCGCAAACGTCCCAGTATTGATTTAGTATTGAATCTGCTGTGTGCTAATGCTGTTGACAAACTACAACGACACTCTCACTTTGCTCCTAATGCACCACCGATCCGTCATGGCTTACTACATCTAATCGCGGATGGGCATCAGACACAGCCTGCTTTTCTCAGCCACGCCTTAAAAGTGGATGAACAAGTCAGTCGCTTTTTACGACAACAACCAGGACTCGATCCCCAATTAGCTTGTCATTGCCAGTTAACTCAACCAAATGTCAGTTTGAACGGTTTATTCTTAGAACCGACAATTGAGCAAGGGTTACAAACAATTGCCCACCACCTCAAATCCACAAATCAGCCACTCAGTTTGTATTTCCAGGGAGAACCAGAATTAGGACAACACAAAATAGCTGCTGCTATTGCCACAGAATTACATCGTCCGTTATTGAGCGCTAATTTAGCTCAGGTATTAACCTCAAAAACCAATATTTCTCAATGGTTACAGCGTTTGTGGCGAGAGGCAATATTTCAGAGAGCAGTGCTTTATCTAGAAGGATTGGACAGCTTAAAGCCTCAAGAACATTCAACGGCTTATGCTCAACTGTTGACCATATTATCATCTCAAACATTGTTCGCGATTTTATCAGGCGTACAGCCGTGGGAAGCTACTCGTGACATTGAGATCGTTCAAGTTTCTTTGACAATGCCTGATTTTAATCGAAGACGTGCTTGCTGGCAGTTTCACCTAAATAAAGCCCAGATTCCTCACTCCGATCACGATTTAGATAACATTGCTGACCGATTTCGTCTCACAACAGAGCAAATTAGTCAAGCGATCGCAACTAGCCGCAACCAAGCTCTCTGGCAAGCAATACAACAAAGCCAAACCACAACTCCTGCGATCGCTAATGTGTTTGCCGCCGCCCGCACTCAATCGGGTTTAGATTTAGGTTCAGTTGCCCGCAAGATTCAACCAAAGCATGGTTGGGACGATCTTATATTATCTTCCGAACCCTTAGCTCAACTCAAAGAACTGTGTAATCACGCTAAATATCACCATGTTGTATTCGAGCAGTGGGGCTTTGAACGCAAACTGTCACTCGGTAAGGGATTAAACGCCCTGTTTGGTGGTTCGCCAGGAACGGGGAAGACAATGGCAGCCGGGGTAATTGCCAGAGAATTGCAACTCGATCTGTATAAAATTGACCTGTCGCAAGTTGTGAGTAAATACATTGGCGAAACCGAGAAAAATCTCGATCGGATTTTTACCGCTGCCGAAAATGCCAATGCTATTTTATTGTTCGATGAAGCAGATGCCTTATTTGGCAAACGCTCGGAGGTAAAAGATGCTCGCGATCGCTACGCCAATTTAGAAGTTGCTTACTTGCTCCAAAAGATGGAAGAGTACGAAGGCATCACGATTTTGACTACCAATTTACGTCAAAACCTTGATGAAGCTTTTATTCGCCGGATTCGTTTTATCATTAGCTTTCCCTTTCCCGAAGAAGAAGAACGCTTACAGATTTGGCAAGGGATGTTTCCTACTGAGACACCCCTAGCAACCGATGTTGATTTATCTCGTTTAGCTAAACAATTCAAACTAGCAGGGGGTAGCATTCGCAATATTGTCCTTGCGGCGGCGTTTTTAGCAGCTGATACAGGAGAAGCAATGCTCTCTGAAGGGAGATGCTCTGCGATCGCAATGAAACATTTACTGCAAGCAACTAAGCGAGAGTTACAGAAAACAGGACGGTTAATCAATGAGGCAGAGTTTTTATGA
- a CDS encoding Panacea domain-containing protein gives MAITNLDAIADYFIYIANETGSFISNLKLQKLVYYAQAWHLGIYDTPLFEEDFEAWVHGPVIPSLFYKYKEFGWKPILKEVEQPKFMSELEEFLENLTEEYFICDGYELELMVTREDPWKLARKGLARDEPSHAIITKESMRIFYKERAA, from the coding sequence ATGGCAATTACAAACTTAGATGCGATTGCAGATTATTTTATTTACATAGCTAACGAGACAGGTTCATTTATCAGTAACCTGAAGCTGCAAAAACTTGTGTATTATGCTCAAGCTTGGCATTTAGGAATTTATGATACTCCTTTGTTTGAGGAAGACTTTGAAGCTTGGGTGCATGGTCCAGTTATCCCTTCTTTGTTTTACAAGTATAAAGAATTTGGATGGAAGCCGATTCTTAAAGAAGTTGAGCAGCCTAAGTTTATGTCAGAATTAGAAGAATTTTTAGAGAATTTGACTGAGGAGTATTTTATTTGTGATGGGTATGAACTAGAACTAATGGTTACTCGTGAAGACCCTTGGAAGTTGGCGAGAAAAGGTTTAGCTAGAGATGAACCTTCTCATGCGATTATTACTAAAGAATCCATGAGAATCTTCTACAAAGAACGTGCCGCCTAA
- a CDS encoding Pvc16 family protein, translated as MIHYLDETLRILLSEVMLGMQPHSIQFERPTKTWEDQTTEPRINCFLYDIRENTELRFDRQQYLNVPPNEKTGTRQVAPRRIDFTYLITAWCAEVSDEHELLGNVLLTLLRYPTLPKDKLHQNLQNQPFPIRTWVSQPEDTPKIWEFWGANEWRLKAGISYRLTLAIAPTPETVTLPNETRININIDDNPKSKIQNPKLN; from the coding sequence ATGATTCATTACTTAGACGAAACACTCAGGATTTTACTAAGTGAAGTGATGTTAGGAATGCAACCTCATAGCATTCAATTTGAGCGTCCCACCAAAACCTGGGAAGACCAAACGACAGAACCTCGCATTAATTGTTTTCTCTATGATATACGTGAAAATACAGAATTAAGGTTTGATAGACAACAATATCTAAATGTACCGCCCAACGAAAAAACGGGTACTCGGCAAGTTGCTCCCCGACGCATAGATTTTACCTATCTAATTACAGCGTGGTGTGCAGAGGTTAGCGATGAGCATGAATTGTTGGGTAACGTGTTACTGACGTTATTGCGCTACCCTACTTTACCAAAAGATAAGCTACACCAAAACTTACAAAATCAACCATTCCCGATCCGAACTTGGGTGAGTCAACCAGAAGACACGCCCAAGATTTGGGAATTTTGGGGCGCGAATGAGTGGCGTTTAAAAGCAGGAATCAGTTATCGCCTGACACTAGCGATCGCACCAACTCCCGAAACAGTCACATTGCCTAACGAAACACGAATCAACATCAACATCGATGATAATCCAAAATCTAAAATCCAAAATCCAAAATTGAATTGA